TAGAGCCAGCACGTGCCTCTACCGGATACTGCAGGAAGGTCTTACCAACTGCGTAAGGCATGGCAAAGCCACACGCGTCGATGTTGATTTGAAACTGAAGGGTCGGTACATTGAGTTGTCTATCCTCGACAATGGAAAGGGTTTCGACCCCGGTACGAATACGGTGAATCAAAAAGAAGGCGGAACCGGCCTGATCGGCATGCGTGAGCGCCTGGAGTCCTTGGAAGGATACTTACATATAGAATCGGAGCCTGGGTCGGGTACCGAGTTGATTGCTTCGATTCCCAACGGAGGGTGAATGATCAGAATCGTCGTTGCCGATGACCACCACCTGGTTCGCGAAAGTATCGTATCGCTGATTGAAAAGTGGGAGGAACTGGAAGTCGTTGGCGAAGCCGCCGACGGTCTCGAAACTTTGAAACTGGTCCGAAAGAAAAGACCGGACGTGGCGATAGTGGATATCGCCATGCCGCTGATGAACGGCATTGAGGCCACGCGACAGATAGACTCGCTGGACGTCGAAACAAGCGTCGTGATTTTATCCATGCATTCGGATGAAGGCGTGGTCCGTCAATCGCTTAGAAGCGGAGCGAAGGGATACCTCCTCAAGAACTCTGTTCCCGAAGAGCTCCTGATCGCCATCCGGTCCGTCAGTAAGGGTGAAACCTATCTTTCGCCTCCCATCGCGCAGACGGTCCTGTCGGAATACCTGCGAACAGATTCGGCAAATGCCTCATCAACCATTATTGGACGGTTGTCGTCCCGGGAAAGAGAGATCGTTCAAATGATCGCCGAGGGCCGTACCAATAAGGCGGTCGCCGAGATTCTCAACATCAGTACCAAGACCGTGGAAAAGCACCGCGCTACGCTGATGAGGAAACTGAAGGTCCGTAGTTTGCCGGAACTCATCCTCATAGCTGCGAAGCACCAACTCGCCTTCCTGGACGACTGATCCGCAAGAGGCCATAGCTGAATCGACATAGCCAGTCCTCCGCCGAATCTAAATCCCGGCTTGCCTCCCGTGAATGTCAAGTCCTTCAGCCTCTCTCCCCTTCCTTCCCCTTATCCTGCTTATTCCGACAGTTCCGGGTCAGTTTCAGCCATTTTGGGGGCTGAAAACTGAGAATAGTAGGGTTGTACCCTATAGCATCCGTCTTCCCGCCCTGTTACTTCTAAGGCTGACGATTTCATATACGAACTCGTTCGCGATGGAAGCCACCTCGAATGGCCTCCATCTTTAATCTTAAGGTAAACACGAAGGAGGACTGTAATGAGTCATTTCAGTTGCGCTCTGCCGCCAATGCCTGAGTACACGGATCTTAAAGAATCCTTCGAACACCGGGTCTATCAGTCGATCCTTACCGGGTGGGGACACTACTTTATGGGACTGGGCGCCCTGGAGGAAATCGAAGATTTCGACTCGTGTCTGGCGGGGAATACGGAATCATCCAGGTCTTCACTGAACACGGCGTGGGACCACTTCCAGAGTGCCAGGGCATCTGTTCTGGAAGCCCTTCAGTTATGTCTGGAACTCCGCGAGTCGCTGCCCGAATCGGCCAAAAACAGACTTTCGCCCAATATTCAGCTTTACAGAAACACCGCTTCACTTCTCGAGGAAGCCGAAACAGCCATTACGTCAGGCGGAGTCCCGTCGTTGGAATGCATACACGGGATTTCGGCGCTGATCCGGGAAGACATGGTCTTCGGCGAGCGCATGGCTAAGGTCAACCGGGGAACACGGGGTCATTTTCCGTATCCCGACGGTGAAGAGGCGGAGGTGAAGGAATCTTATTTGTCGTAGCCTCCGGCTTCAGAAAGAAACTCCCAGGGCCGTGCAAAGCCCTATCGAACATCTGCGCGATTAGCGTAGACGCGTCTGGATAACGGTCGTCTCGCAACTTGTTTCGTGAATGATCGTGTTTCGCATGAGATCGCAAGACAGACTTTAACGTCATCAGAAACTGCCGGCGACGACCACCGCGTGGGACTCCTCGCCAGAATGAGATTCTGAGCCCCGTGACTGGAGATTTGCAACTTGACGCGATAGACGACGCTTTGCCCGCTGGCCGGGAAGGCGTCCATCGCGTCTTAAACCCCGTCTCGTAGTCGTCTTGTAGTCTGCCCTCGATCAATGCCGGTATACGTCTCGAGCGGTCCGCGGATCGAGCCGTTTTTGGCGCTGGTGTCAAAACTCCTACGCAACACGAACAGAGAATATGAAGTCGACCTCGTTCTTGACACACGTGCATACTATGGTCGATAATCGGGAAACGTGGCATGGCCGGGTTTTCGAATACGCCATGTTCGGTATGATTACGATTTCCGTGATCACCTTTTCTCTGGAGACGGTTCCCGGCCTTTCAAAACAATCCCGCTCGGCGCTCTACGTGGTGGAGGTCGTCACGGTCGGTTTTTCACCGTTGAATACGGTCTGAGACTGTACGTTGCCAGGAAGAGATTCGCTTACGTATTCGGGTTCTACGGTATCATAGACCTGTTGGCCGTACTTCCATTTTATCTTGCGGTTCTGGGAGTTGGCCACATCGACGCTCGGGTCCTGCGCATGGTGCGGTTCCTGAGGGTGTTCAGGGTGTTGAAGTTTCTCAGATACAACCAGGCGGCCGATCGTCTGCACCGTGCGATACTGATTGCCAAGGAAGAACTCGTCCTGTTCGTAATCCTGTCCATGATACTGCTCTACGTACCGGCGTCAGGAATCTGGTACTTCGAACGGGAGATACAACCAGAGAAGTTCGGATCGGTTTTCGACGGCCTGTGGTGGGCCGTCGCAACGTTGACGACGGTTGGCTATGGCGACGTTTACCCGGTGACGCCCGGGGGCAGTTTTTTTACGTTTCTGCTCTTGATGATCGGCCTGGGCATCATCGCAATTCCTTCTGGCATCATCGCAATTCCTTCTGGCATCATCGCGTCCGCCCTGTCAAAAGCCAGACTCGAACAGGATGAGTCAGGTGGACCGGATCCCATGTCCGAATCCTGTGCCGAATGAGTTAAGGGCATACAACCGGCAAAAAAGAGCCCCTTTAAGTACGGTTACATCCCCGTGGCCTTCGGCAAGCGCTGCAGACTGTCGTCAGGCCGTTTATCTCCCCTGCCGCTATGGCCAGAGACAAGAGCCCCAAGTAAATTCGGTCGTCTTCCAGGCGATCTTCCTGTCGACATCCCATGGGACGGCGAAGGCAGCTTTGGTCCGAAGCTGATTCTCAGGTATCAAGGCCCGTTGGCCGGTCGACGCGGCCGGCGGCAAGATGTATAGCGTTGACGGCTATGTCATCATCCGATAAGATGTAGTTGATACATCCTGTAGACCATTCGTACAGGATGAATGTCAAATCTCATTCGATCGTCGCCGATACCGCATGGTATCATGCCCGTTCCCGCAGGCTGAACGTCCCGGGAGAACCGAATCGTATGAAAACGCTCATCGTCAATCAAGGGGAGGTCTCCCGGCTGCTTCCCATGCGCGACTGTATGAAAGTGATGGTCGAGGCGCTCAGAACCCTTGCCGCCGGGGACGCGGTGCAGCCGTTGCGGGACATGATGTGGCTGCCCGACCGCCGCGGCCTGATCGGCATGATGCCGGGATACCTGGGCGAGCCCGAGGCGTTGGGCATCAAGATAGTCACCGTGTATCCCGGCAACCACGGCAGTGCGTATGACTCGCACCAGGGCGTGGTGCTGTTGTTCGGATCGGAGCATGGCAACCTGCTGGCCGTTATCGACGCCAGTTCGATCACGGCGATTCGTACGGCCGCTGTCAGTGGGGTCGCGACCCAGTTGCTGGCCAATGAAGAGGCCGGTGACCTCGCCATCCTCGGCTCGGGCGTACAGGCCCGGACCCATCTGGACGCGATGCGGGTAGCGCGTGCGATCCGGCGGGTAAGAGTCTACAGCCCCAATTCCGATCATCTGCGGACCTTCGTGGAACGGGAAGCCGAACGGCAGGGCATGGAGATCGAGGCGGCGGCATCGGCCCGTGAAGCCGTAACGGGGGCCGATCTCATTTGTACCACGACATCGGCCCGTGAGCCGATCCTGATGGGCGACTGGATCAGGGCGGGCGCGCACATCAACGCGGCCGGCTCCAGCGTGGCCTTCACCCGGGAGCTCGATACGAACGCCGTGGCGCGCGCCCGGCTTTTCGTGGACCGGCGCGAATCGACCGTAAACGAAGCCGGAGATTTTCTGATCCCGCAAAAAGAAGGCGCGATAACCGAAGACCATATCCTGGGCGAACTCGGCGAGATCCTGCTCGGCC
This Gemmatimonadota bacterium DNA region includes the following protein-coding sequences:
- a CDS encoding response regulator transcription factor, with translation MIRIVVADDHHLVRESIVSLIEKWEELEVVGEAADGLETLKLVRKKRPDVAIVDIAMPLMNGIEATRQIDSLDVETSVVILSMHSDEGVVRQSLRSGAKGYLLKNSVPEELLIAIRSVSKGETYLSPPIAQTVLSEYLRTDSANASSTIIGRLSSREREIVQMIAEGRTNKAVAEILNISTKTVEKHRATLMRKLKVRSLPELILIAAKHQLAFLDD
- a CDS encoding ornithine cyclodeaminase family protein gives rise to the protein MKTLIVNQGEVSRLLPMRDCMKVMVEALRTLAAGDAVQPLRDMMWLPDRRGLIGMMPGYLGEPEALGIKIVTVYPGNHGSAYDSHQGVVLLFGSEHGNLLAVIDASSITAIRTAAVSGVATQLLANEEAGDLAILGSGVQARTHLDAMRVARAIRRVRVYSPNSDHLRTFVEREAERQGMEIEAAASAREAVTGADLICTTTSAREPILMGDWIRAGAHINAAGSSVAFTRELDTNAVARARLFVDRRESTVNEAGDFLIPQKEGAITEDHILGELGEILLGRNAGRTGAREITLFKSLGLAVEDVASAHYIYHQALERGMGTSVEFGGDRYIAP
- a CDS encoding ATP-binding protein, whose product is RASTCLYRILQEGLTNCVRHGKATRVDVDLKLKGRYIELSILDNGKGFDPGTNTVNQKEGGTGLIGMRERLESLEGYLHIESEPGSGTELIASIPNGG
- a CDS encoding ion transporter; translation: MYVARKRFAYVFGFYGIIDLLAVLPFYLAVLGVGHIDARVLRMVRFLRVFRVLKFLRYNQAADRLHRAILIAKEELVLFVILSMILLYVPASGIWYFEREIQPEKFGSVFDGLWWAVATLTTVGYGDVYPVTPGGSFFTFLLLMIGLGIIAIPSGIIAIPSGIIASALSKARLEQDESGGPDPMSESCAE